GCGTATGCTGTGAGGAGGAGTGACTTTGATCGTAGGTCTTTCATGGAGGTCTGTTTAAAGATGGAAAGCGAGGCGGAAAGAGTTGTCAAGTCCACGATCGAGGGGTTGGAGAGCTGGAATCCCTGCGCTCCAGGCGTCGGCACGAACTTGTTATCCATCAAGAAACGAGATGACTTCTCGTGGCCGTACCAGCCCTTCAACGCTTTATTCTTCGCGCTGTCGCCATGCTTCTCGTGCACAAAGGCACCAGCAATCGAGCCAGCGCCAGAGTTCATGTACTTGTATGTACACCAGCACGCGAAGTCGACGTCCCAGTCGTGGAGCTTCAGCTCAACGTTACCAGCTGCGTGGGCCAAGTCCCAGCCAGTAATGACGCCGCGGTCGTGTGCATGCTTGGTAATTGTCGGGATGTCAAGAAGCTGGCCGCTGTAGTACTGAATACCTGGCAGAAGAATCAAAGCAAGCTCATCTGCGTGCTTATCGATCAAGGATGTGACATGAGCGGTTGTGATGATGTAGCCGTCATCGGGTTGGACCTTGAGCATTGAGTCTTCTGGCTTGAGGCCGTGCCACTCGATCTGAGACTCGATGGCGTACTACCTTCACGTCAGTTTAAGCTCACCTTACACGACAGGATGTACTGACGTAATCGCTGGGGAATGGCCGCCACTCCAGCATGATTTTGTGCTTCTTCTCAGTCGGTCGGTAGAAAGCCGCCATCATCAGGTGAAGGTTGACTGTCAGTGTGTTCATGATCACGATCTCCTCGGGCGATGCCCCGACAATGTCAGCACTCTTCCGCGCGCAGTCTCCAGCCATGTCCTGATACGGCACCAAAGGCGAGTCCCCGATCTGTGTAAAGTGACCATTCACAGCAATGGAGCCCCATGTTGTCAAGTATGCGTCGAGGTACTCCGAGACCGCCTTTGGCTGAAGGCCAAGTGAGTTGCCACAGAAGTATATGCTGCAGTCTTCCGGCTTGTCCGCAGGAGCTTTCGTCTTCTCGTTGTCGACTATGCTTGTTCGCTTGAGTTGTGCCCGGGTCGGTATCCTGAAGTGATCTCTGAATGTGGTCGTGCTGTTGTCTAGTGATTGTGCGAAGTCGTAAGAAGCCGCATGCTGTGGCCACGTGGGCTTCTCTCCATTGCGGAGCTGAGTAATAGCGCTCTGTGCATCCATTGCGAGTGAAGCGAAGTGAAGTAGATCGTGGTTTGTGATAGTTGAGTCTGTGTCGCAGGAGGAAGCGTGGCGTGAGAGATGCACTTTATCTGCAGAGCATGATGCGATCACCATTCACATCCGACGATGTCTTCACGGAAGCCAAAGCCCGTCGATGAGGACTTGTGGAGACCGTGAAAGCTGCACCGATTGGCGGGACGATGCCCGGCTCGCTTTGTTAGGCATAGCTTGGTCAAGAATTTGACGGAAGACTCGCTGATTGCTCCATTGTCCTCAAACCTTGCTTCCGACACGGAACTTCAGCGGAAGCATTGTCCACAGCTCCGTCATGTCTCCTTCAACAATGGTGTAACCGCATGGCCGCCATGCTGAAGTGGAGCATCTCTCACAGAAAACTTATACTCAAGGCGCTACGCCGTTAGACACCGAGCATACATTCTTTGGCCAACCTAATCGACAGCTCTAAATCTAGACTTTTTGTCAGAGCAATCATGAGTCCCTCCAAGATCGATGTTGTCCCCTCTCCAGCAGCCTTGGCCTCCTACGGCATCTCAGAGAACGGCTTCTTGCCTGCAGACAGCCCTTTGAGCCGGTTACTCAACGACTACTACCAGCCATGGGAAAGCAtcgtcgaagaccttcccgGTCTGCTTGAATCGAAACTGGTTCGACAGCACGTAGACAGACTGCCAGTCCTCGACACAGCGCATCTCGAAAGCGAGCCAGAATGGCAGCGAGCATATTCGATGCTTGCCATCATCACGCAGGCGTATGTGTGGCAAGGTCCAGAGCCTGCTGAGGTTTGTCGCTTCTGTTCCAGCTGAGACGTCTCCATGCTAACGATATCCAGCTTCTTCCACCAGCAATCTCGATCCCCTTTCTAGCATCCGCCGAGCATCTAGAAGTTCACCCAATTGCAACATACGCAGCGTTGAATCTGTGGAACTACAAGGCCCTAGACGGCTGTACCGACCTGACGCAACCGGAGAACCTCGTAGCACTTCTCACACAAACCGGCACCGACGACGAGTCATGGTTCTTCATCATCTCAAACGCAATGGAAGCTCGGGCAGGTCCCATAATCAAAAGAATGCTGCTTGCGATGGAGGCGGTGGAGCAAGAAGATGTGGCGACCATGATCGACAGCCTGGAGTACTTCCGGGATAGCATCATCGACATTGGCAGATTACTCGAACGGATGGACGAGCGTTGCAGACCGCAAGTGTTCTACCACACAATACGCCCCTTCCTTGCTGGCAGCATGAACATGGAAGCCGCTGGCCTGCCGAAGGGCGTTTTCTACGACGAAGGCAATGGCAAAGGGTCGTGGAGGAAGTATCGAGGCGGAAGCAATGGCCAGAGTTCGTTGTTGCAGTTCTTTGATGCCGCACTTGGCGTCAACCACGAGCGGTGTGAAGGCTTCCATGCTGACATGAGGAGATATATGCCAGGACCGCATGCTAGATTCTTGGACGACATCGAGGCCATCTCCAACATTCGGTCGTATGTCGACAGCCACAAGGAGAATCTCGAGCTCGTGACAGCATACAACAATGCTGTGGCAGGCTTGAGCCAGTTCCGAGATAAGCACATCCAGCTAGTGACAAGGTACATCATTCTGCCCGCGAGGATGGGCAAGCCTACACAGAGTACTGGACGGCGAGATCTGGCAACGACCTCGACCAAGCTGGCCTCTGGTTCTGTATCGACGCAAGAGCTGGTCGGTACCGGTGGCACGAAGCTCATCCCTTTCCTGAGAACTTCCAGGGACGAGACGAGCGAAGCCATCGTTGTGCGATGATCCAAATGTGATAACATGACTGGTTGTTGGCGGATCCCGACTCCACAGCAGCAGATACCAACAAAGTAGGTCTCATCGCCAAGCCCATGAGACGAGAAGGAGCAGCATCAAGCTGTCGAACGCAGAAGTGTGTCGCATCACGTCCGAGTGCCATTTGCCACCGCGCTTCGGCTACTCAAGGGGACCAGACATGTGGTCGTACATCGGGAAGAGAGGAATATCGGCCAGCGATCCGTCGAGGGTTTGTCGCCCGGGCTGGAGGAAATCCTGAAGGCCTTGGTCATTCTCATTGAGCCACGGAAGGGCGAAGAAGTCGGCATCGTAGTACGTCCAGGCGCCCTCGGGCGGAGCACCTGTACTCTCTTGTCTCAGAGCTTCCGGGGACTCACGCTGCCCATGGGCGGTGTTCTGCACGGGCTCACTTCGAGCATCTGGCTCGACTGCATCTTCAGATAGTAGACCGAACAGCTCCGAAGACGCTTGCTTGCGTTGGAGATGAAGATGCTTCTCACGATTCTTCACGTGGTTCACCGTCGTCTTCAGAATTGCTCTAGCCGTCGCAGCATACTGTTGAGCGTGAGGATCGATGCTGGCGAAGAAGTCCAGACATTCAATCGAGGTGTTGCAGTTCTCCTCGAACATCAGTCCAGATCGGCCGACTATGCCCACAGCTAGAACAAGAGCTGCGGTGAAGAGCCAAGACCTGCGATCGTTAGTAGGTGTTACGCATTGAGGATGATTTGGACATACACGACGAGAGGCATTCTGTACGGCATTTTGCCAGTCGCCAAAACTTTGCGCAACACATCAACAAATGCAGCTGCGGCATCTAGGGCGGCATCCGCGAATTTCTTCTTCTGCTGATTCTCTGCCCGGGAGCTTTGCCCTCGTAGTGTTGCTCCAAGATACTCGTACAGCTCATAGATCAAGAAAGGTCGTGTCAATAGCATGATGCTATAGTAGTAGGACGAAAGTGTCTGACATGCACCGACGATACTCTCCTGGTCCATTGACTCCATACTGCAGGAATCGACGATGCTCATGAGCTGGCGAACCCACTGACCAGCCCATCCTTTTAGTTGCTGTGACACGAAATTGGCAATTCGCAGGGAGATACGCTTTCTCGAGTAGACTTCCACGACGACACGCTCGATGATCATGAAAATTTGCACGCTCGCATCGAGGAATATATGAGCATCCTTGTCGGCCAGGTCCTGTGAGCTGCTGTACTTGACTGTGCAATCGACGTCCGAAGTGGATGGTGGACGACCAAGCATGTTGCTGATGAGCATGTCTACGACCCGGAGGCTCTTCCAGATTCTGTCTCTGTATGGGAATCAGCTCTGCACTTCGAAATACCCGGGACGACCTACCTTTCTCCGGGCATTGCTGTGGAAGCGTTCACTTCTGTCCTGTGTAAACCAATGGCATATGAAGTCCGAGCGGCCAGGGAGAAGTACAGATAGGCTCCATTGGGctggaaggctcggagcATATGGACTGCGATCAGCGCAAAGCCTTGCACTGTTGCAACACTCATGCTGCTTGTGAGGTTGCTTAAGAGCAAGTCCTTAGCATGACCGAACCAAAGGTCTGCTTTGGCAGCGTCAGTTTCTTGTACCCCGATCGCTGCAACCAGATAATAAACAGCTCGTGAGGCAGCAGCAATGGTCGGACGATCGCCATTCGTCCATGAACTTAGCTCAGCTTCCAGCTGATTCCTGTCGAAGAGATCCACCAGCCCACAGGTGGCGATGGAATATGCTGTCATGAGTCCGCGTACCTCGTGCGGAAGTATGTGTGCGACGCCATCCGGTGCAGCTGTCGATGGTCTGAGAGCTGCGACCTCGACAATCGAATCTCTTGATAGCTGATTTGAGATACCGTTGGGATCGACCTCACTTGCGATCAAATGTCTGACAGTCTGTAAAAACGACAGTGGAGCACAGTCTCCGATGAAGATGACTTTGCCTTGCGCGTCGCGAAGAAGTCGCGCTTCTAGAGGTACTTCAGTGTCCTGAGCAACCAAGACTGTCAGTTTGATAGCCCGGCAGCTGGCAGACCGTAGGAAGTGAGGCCCATGTCAGTCCCTCACGGACGATGACTTTTATCCTACAGTACGTACTTCGTGATGATCGTCCCTGCTGATCGTGGGGGATAGCGAAGGTCCAATGCGAGCTATCTCCTCGTCGCCCTGAAGCCTCTGTCGGAGGGATGTAGGATCGCTCCGTTGCCTGGCACGTGGTGGCTGTGACGTGCTCCGTCC
Above is a window of Fulvia fulva chromosome 6, complete sequence DNA encoding:
- a CDS encoding Kynureninase 2, whose translation is MDAQSAITQLRNGEKPTWPQHAASYDFAQSLDNSTTTFRDHFRIPTRAQLKRTSIVDNEKTKAPADKPEDCSIYFCGNSLGLQPKAVSEYLDAYLTTWGSIAVNGHFTQIGDSPLVPYQDMAGDCARKSADIVGASPEEIVIMNTLTVNLHLMMAAFYRPTEKKHKIMLEWRPFPSDYYAIESQIEWHGLKPEDSMLKVQPDDGYIITTAHVTSLIDKHADELALILLPGIQYYSGQLLDIPTITKHAHDRGVITGWDLAHAAGNVELKLHDWDVDFACWCTYKYMNSGAGSIAGAFVHEKHGDSAKNKALKGWYGHEKSSRFLMDNKFVPTPGAQGFQLSNPSIVDLTTLSASLSIFKQTSMKDLRSKSLLLTAYAEHLLNQIAERTFDGSYPFEIITPSNPLRRGAQLSVLLREELMEEVSKSLEAAGVICDKRKPGCIRVAPAPLYNTFSDIQRFMETFEKALRAQVAPKNESSEGVEARL
- a CDS encoding Indoleamine 2,3-dioxygenase nanC, with the translated sequence MSPSKIDVVPSPAALASYGISENGFLPADSPLSRLLNDYYQPWESIVEDLPGLLESKLVRQHVDRLPVLDTAHLESEPEWQRAYSMLAIITQAYVWQGPEPAELLPPAISIPFLASAEHLEVHPIATYAALNLWNYKALDGCTDLTQPENLVALLTQTGTDDESWFFIISNAMEARAGPIIKRMLLAMEAVEQEDVATMIDSLEYFRDSIIDIGRLLERMDERCRPQVFYHTIRPFLAGSMNMEAAGLPKGVFYDEGNGKGSWRKYRGGSNGQSSLLQFFDAALGVNHERCEGFHADMRRYMPGPHARFLDDIEAISNIRSYVDSHKENLELVTAYNNAVAGLSQFRDKHIQLVTRYIILPARMGKPTQSTGRRDLATTSTKLASGSVSTQELVGTGGTKLIPFLRTSRDETSEAIVVR
- a CDS encoding Filamentous growth regulator 27, producing MDSQSPRREKRRRTDRVSAACDFCKVRKVKCDGSLPCGYCQRKKRADTCTFSGPKQKQAHSTANTPAHNDRTPDGRSTSQPPRARQRSDPTSLRQRLQGDEEIARIGPSLSPTISRDDHHEDTEVPLEARLLRDAQGKVIFIGDCAPLSFLQTVRHLIASEVDPNGISNQLSRDSIVEVAALRPSTAAPDGVAHILPHEVRGLMTAYSIATCGLVDLFDRNQLEAELSSWTNGDRPTIAAASRAVYYLVAAIGVQETDAAKADLWFGHAKDLLLSNLTSSMSVATVQGFALIAVHMLRAFQPNGAYLYFSLAARTSYAIGLHRTEVNASTAMPGERDRIWKSLRVVDMLISNMLGRPPSTSDVDCTVKYSSSQDLADKDAHIFLDASVQIFMIIERVVVEVYSRKRISLRIANFVSQQLKGWAGQWVRQLMSIVDSCSMESMDQESIVGACQTLSSYYYSIMLLTRPFLIYELYEYLGATLRGQSSRAENQQKKKFADAALDAAAAFVDVLRKVLATGKMPYRMPLVVSWLFTAALVLAVGIVGRSGLMFEENCNTSIECLDFFASIDPHAQQYAATARAILKTTVNHVKNREKHLHLQRKQASSELFGLLSEDAVEPDARSEPVQNTAHGQRESPEALRQESTGAPPEGAWTYYDADFFALPWLNENDQGLQDFLQPGRQTLDGSLADIPLFPMYDHMSGPLE